A region of the Curvibacter sp. AEP1-3 genome:
CAGGGGTGGACTACCACGTGCCCTTCGGCGGACGCAAGGGCAGCAGCTACGGCTCCCGCGAGCAGGGCAAGTACGCTGCCGAGTTCTTCACCACGGTGAAGACGGCTTACACATTGGCATAAGTAGCAAGGCCTGACACATGCGCACCCTCCGACGGATCTTTTTGAGCAGTTTGTTGTTGGTGTCCATGCCGTGGGCCTATGCACAGAACAGCAAGGGCGGTGTGGGCATCCTGATGCCCACAGTCACTTCCCAGCGCTGGGTGGTGGATGGCCTGGCTATGGTGCGTGCCATGGACAAGTTGGGCTACCGCCCCGACCTCAAGTACGCCAACGACGACGTGGCTACACAAGTGGCCCAGACGGAGGAAATGCTCAAGGCTGCTGACATGAAAGTGCTGGTCATCGGCGCCATTGACGGCACCAAGCTGGCCCCGGTGCTCAAGAAGGCCGCCGAGCGCAACATCAAGGTCGTCGCTTATGACCGCCTGATCCGCGACACGCCGCATGTGGACTACTACGCCACCTTTGACAACTTCCAGGTCGGCGTGCTGCAGGGTACCGACATCATCGAGCGGCTGGGTCTGGACAAGGGCAAAGGCCCGTTCACCATCGAGCTGTTCGCCGGTTCTCCGGACGACAACAACGCATACTTTTTCTACGACGGTGCCATGTCGGTGCTCAAACCCTACATCGACAAAGGCAAGCTCGTCGTTGGCTCAGGCCAGATGGGTATGGAGAAGGTGTCCACCCTGCGTTGGAGCGGCTCGGTAGCCCGCGCCCGCCTGGTGCAGATCCTGGACAAGCATTACACCAAGCAGCGCCTGGATGCCTTGCTCTCGCCTTATGACGGCATCAGCATGGAGCTGATTACTGCCATGAAAAAGGCCAACTACGGCCAGGGCGGCCAGCCCTTGCCGGTAGTCACCGGCCAGGACGCCGAGATGCCTACGGTACGCTCCATCATCCGGGGCGAGCAAACCTCCACGGTGTTCAAGGACAACCGCGAGTTGGCCCAGGTCGTCACCACCATGGTGGACGCCATCCTCTCCGGCAAAAAGCCCGCCATCAACGACGAGAAGACCTACAACAACGGCCAGAAAGTTGTACCTGCCTTTTTGCTCAAACCCGCGGTGGTCGATATCAACAACTGGCGTGCCACGCTGGTGAACTCCGGCTACTACAAGGCCGACCAGTTCAGGTAACCGCGCTCGGCCCCCTGCGCCCATAGCCCCCTCCTGCAGGGGGCTTTTTTACGGTGCGTCCGGCAGGACGCTCTCACTAGGAGGTGAAAGACCTCTACTCGCCCTGCAAGGGGAAGGGTTAGCCAATGGCAAGGGCTTCGCGGGCGACTGCGAGTCTGAAGGAAGCCGGATGGCAAAGCGCTGGTTCGACGAACAGGAAGCGGATATGAGGCGCCACAGGGGGGTAAGGAGTCCGAAATCTCTGAAGCCCAAAACTTGCACGGAACTCTGTGGCGTAGATCCGACGGACATAAGCGTGAAAGTGGGTGCGTAATACCCGGAGAGATCTGAGTGTGGTGCCCGTAAGGGCTACCGGCCATCGAAAGGTGACGGGAGGCTCGCTCAGAAGTCAGCAGAGGGCATAGTAGGTGCAACCCAAGGTGATGAGCCACAAGAGGCGGCACCGAAGGCCCGAACAAGTGGAAACGAGAGTAGGAACGAAGTCACTCGATGCCAATCGATGAAGCAGAAGCCCTCGCAAGAGGGGCCCACAGCGAAGGAACCGGACGGAATCTGGGGAGTGCGCACGTGGGTGCTGAGGTGGGTACGGCGTACGTCGAGCAACCGAAATCGGAGAGAGACCGGCTCATGAGCCGAGTCGTGGATCGCGACAACATGCAGCTCGCTTACAGCCGAGTCATGAAGAATCGCGGCGCACCCGGCATTGACGGAATGCGCTGTGAAGACCTCAAGACGTGGCTCAAAGTGAACTGGTCGCAAGTAAAGAAGTCGTTACTGGATGGAACCTACCGCCCCCAAGCGGTACGTCGGGTGGACATACCCAAGCCGCAAGGCGGGGTACGCACGCTCGGAGTGCCCACGGTGGTGGACAGGCTGATTCAGCAGGCGCTACATCAGGCGATGCAACCCCTGTTTGAACCTACCTTCTCGCAAAGCAGCTACGGCTTCAGACCGGGGAAAAGTGCGAAGCAGGCGGTAAGCAAAGCGGCAGAGTACATCCGTGGCGGCAAGCGCTGGGTGGTGGACATGGACCTGGAGAAATTCTTCGACCGTGTCAACCACGACGTGCTGATGGCGCGGGTGGCACGCCAGGTACAGGACAAAACCGTCCTGAGCCTGATACGCAGGTTTCTGGAGGCCGGGATGATGGCCAACGGGGTAGAGACACCACGGTACGAGGGTACACCGCAAGGCGGCCCCCTGTCACCACTACTGTCCAACATCCTGTTGACTGATTTAGACCGGGAGCTAGAGGCACGCAAGCTGCTGTTTTGCAGGTATGCGGATGACTGCAACATCTACGTGAGCAGTCAGCGGGCGGGCCAACGCATCATGGAGGGCATAAAGAGGTTTCTTGCAAACCGGCTCAAGCTCACTGTGAACGAGACCAAAAGTGCGGTTGAGCGGCCATGGAAACGCAAGTTTCTGGGATACAGCGTGACAGCACAACGAGCCAGCAAAATCCGAATAGCCAAGGAAAGCACGCAACGCCTGATGCACGCCGTGCGCACATACTGTGCACAGGGACGGGGCAGGCCACTGCCCCAGACCATCGAAAAGCTAAATCCGGTTTTACGGGGATGGATGAACTACTTCAGCCTGACCCAGAGCCACAAGCCCATCGAAGCACTGGATATGTGGGTACGTAGACGGCTACGCGCCCTGATGTGGAGGCAATGGAAAAGGACAAAGACGCGGGAATCCAAAATGCTCGCACTCGGGCTCGATGCCCAGCGGGCATGGAAGTCCAGCGTCAATGGCCATGGTCCATGGTGGAACGCCGGTGCCAAACACCTGCGCCAAGCTCTCCCGACGAAATACTTCACGCAACTCGGGCTGGTCTCGCTGGTGGCAACCCACCAGCACCTCCAGCGTCCTACTTGAACCGCCGTATGCGGAACCGCACGTACGGTGGTGTGAGAGGGCTGAGGGGGTAACCCCTCACCCTACTCGATGTGCGTCCGGCAGGACGCTCTCACTAGGAGGTGAAAGACCTCTACTCGCCCTGCAAGGGGAAGGGTTAGCCAATGGCAAGGGCTTCGCGGGCGACTGCGAGTCTGAAGGAAGCCGGATGGCAAAGCGCTGGTTCGACGAACAGGAAGCGGATATGAGGCGCCACAGGGGGGTAAGGAGTCCGAAATCTCTGAAGCCCAAAACTTGCACGGAACTCTGTGGCGTAGATCCGACGGACATAAGCGTGAAAGTGGGTGCGTAATACCCGGAGAGATCTGAGTGTGGTGCCCGTAAGGGCTACCGGCCATCGAAAGGTGACGGGAGGCTCGCTCAGAAGTCAGCAGAGGGCATAGTAGGTGCAACCCAAGGTGATGAGCCACAAGAGGCGGCACCGAAGGCCCGAACAAGTGGAAACGAGAGTAGGAACGAAGTCACTCGATGCCAATCGATGAAGCAGAAGCCCTCGCAAGAGGGGCCCACAGCGAAGGAACCGGACGGAATCTGGGGAGTGCGCACGTGGGTGCTGAGGTGGGTACGGCGTACGTCGAGCAACCGAAATCGGAGAGAGACCGGCTCATGAGCCGAGTCGTGGATCGCGACAACATGCAGCTCGCTTACAGCCGAGTCATGAAGAATCGCGGCGCACCCGGCATTGACGGAATGCGCTGTGAAGACCTCAAGACGTGGCTCAAAGTGAACTGGTCGCAAGTAAAGAAGTCGTTACTGGATGGAACCTACCGCCCCCAAGCGGTACGTCGGGTGGACATACCCAAGCCGCAAGGCGGGGTACGCACGCTCGGAGTGCCCACGGTGGTGGACAGGCTGATTCAGCAGGCGCTACATCAGGCGATGCAACCCCTGTTTGAACCTACCTTCTCGCAAAGCAGCTACGGCTTCAGACCGGGGAAAAGTGCGAAGCAGGCGGTAAGCAAAGCGGCAGAGTACATCCGTGGCGGCAAGCGCTGGGTGGTGGACATGGACCTGGAGAAATTCTTCGACCGTGTCAACCACGACGTGCTGATGGCGCGGGTGGCACGCCAGGTACAGGACAAAACCGTCCTGAGCCTGATACGCAGGTTTCTGGAGGCCGGGATGATGGCCAACGGGGTAGAGACACCACGGTACGAGGGTACACCGCAAGGCGGCCCCCTGTCACCACTACTGTCCAACATCCTGTTGACTGATTTAGACCGGGAGCTAGAGGCACGCAAGCTGCTGTTTTGCAGGTATGCGGATGACTGCAACATCTACGTGAGCAGTCAGCGGGCGGGCCAACGCATCATGGAGGGCATAAAGAGGTTTCTTGCAAACCGGCTCAAGCTCACTGTGAACGAGACCAAAAGTGCGGTTGAGCGGCCATGGAAACGCAAGTTTCTGGGATACAGCGTGACAGCACAACGAGCCAGCAAAATCCGAATAGCCAAGGAAAGCACGCAACGCCTGATGCACGCCGTGCGCACATACTGTGCACAGGGACGGGGCAGGCCACTGCCCCAGACCATCGAAAAGCTAAATCCGGTTTTACGGGGATGGATGAACTACTTCAGCCTGACCCAGAGCCACAAGCCCATCGAAGCA
Encoded here:
- the ltrA gene encoding group II intron reverse transcriptase/maturase produces the protein MSRVVDRDNMQLAYSRVMKNRGAPGIDGMRCEDLKTWLKVNWSQVKKSLLDGTYRPQAVRRVDIPKPQGGVRTLGVPTVVDRLIQQALHQAMQPLFEPTFSQSSYGFRPGKSAKQAVSKAAEYIRGGKRWVVDMDLEKFFDRVNHDVLMARVARQVQDKTVLSLIRRFLEAGMMANGVETPRYEGTPQGGPLSPLLSNILLTDLDRELEARKLLFCRYADDCNIYVSSQRAGQRIMEGIKRFLANRLKLTVNETKSAVERPWKRKFLGYSVTAQRASKIRIAKESTQRLMHAVRTYCAQGRGRPLPQTIEKLNPVLRGWMNYFSLTQSHKPIEALDMWVRRRLRALMWRQWKRTKTRESKMLALGLDAQRAWKSSVNGHGPWWNAGAKHLRQALPTKYFTQLGLVSLVATHQHLQRPT
- the chvE gene encoding multiple monosaccharide ABC transporter substrate-binding protein, translating into MRTLRRIFLSSLLLVSMPWAYAQNSKGGVGILMPTVTSQRWVVDGLAMVRAMDKLGYRPDLKYANDDVATQVAQTEEMLKAADMKVLVIGAIDGTKLAPVLKKAAERNIKVVAYDRLIRDTPHVDYYATFDNFQVGVLQGTDIIERLGLDKGKGPFTIELFAGSPDDNNAYFFYDGAMSVLKPYIDKGKLVVGSGQMGMEKVSTLRWSGSVARARLVQILDKHYTKQRLDALLSPYDGISMELITAMKKANYGQGGQPLPVVTGQDAEMPTVRSIIRGEQTSTVFKDNRELAQVVTTMVDAILSGKKPAINDEKTYNNGQKVVPAFLLKPAVVDINNWRATLVNSGYYKADQFR
- the ltrA gene encoding group II intron reverse transcriptase/maturase produces the protein MSRVVDRDNMQLAYSRVMKNRGAPGIDGMRCEDLKTWLKVNWSQVKKSLLDGTYRPQAVRRVDIPKPQGGVRTLGVPTVVDRLIQQALHQAMQPLFEPTFSQSSYGFRPGKSAKQAVSKAAEYIRGGKRWVVDMDLEKFFDRVNHDVLMARVARQVQDKTVLSLIRRFLEAGMMANGVETPRYEGTPQGGPLSPLLSNILLTDLDRELEARKLLFCRYADDCNIYVSSQRAGQRIMEGIKRFLANRLKLTVNETKSAVERPWKRKFLGYSVTAQRASKIRIAKESTQRLMHAVRTYCAQGRGRPLPQTIEKLNPVLRGWMNYFSLTQSHKPIEALDMWVRRRLRALMWRQWKRTKTRESKMLALGLDAQRAWKSSVNGHGPWWNAGAKHLRQALPTKYFTQLGLVSLVATHQHLQRPT